A stretch of the Bacteroidota bacterium genome encodes the following:
- a CDS encoding sensor histidine kinase: SLSDIDLKTYLLELGGTIFQNYSISKKVQFKVEAENIMIGAKQASPVGLIVNELITNCLKYAFPGDQEGEILLELKSNKENGVELSVSDNGIGIPEGFDLKTADSLGLKLVKLLVENQLDGSIEMENNNGMKFTIKFNIET; this comes from the coding sequence TAGCTTGTCGGATATTGACTTAAAAACATATCTATTAGAACTCGGTGGGACTATTTTTCAGAATTATTCCATCAGTAAGAAAGTACAATTTAAAGTCGAAGCAGAAAATATCATGATTGGTGCTAAACAGGCATCTCCGGTCGGATTGATTGTCAATGAGTTGATTACAAACTGTTTAAAATACGCTTTTCCAGGCGACCAAGAAGGTGAAATTCTCTTGGAACTTAAATCAAATAAAGAAAACGGGGTTGAACTGTCTGTTTCCGATAATGGGATTGGAATACCTGAAGGTTTTGATCTGAAAACTGCTGATAGCCTTGGCCTTAAATTGGTAAAATTGTTGGTTGAAAACCAGCTTGATGGATCAATAGAAATGGAAAATAACAACGGAATGAAATTCACAATAAAATTCAATATCGAAACCTAA